One window of Mangrovibacterium diazotrophicum genomic DNA carries:
- a CDS encoding J domain-containing protein → MKYFLGITDIEQAKLHYRKLAKQLHPDKGGTDVDFQEMQTEYKEFLLNLQQEQEVVTPIRKTTSIEKELINEMSKLAKVLIKKQVPQNYLRLKMQTSESTLKKTLLSQVIDILNEL, encoded by the coding sequence ATGAAGTATTTCTTAGGTATAACCGATATTGAACAAGCCAAACTACATTACCGAAAATTAGCAAAACAATTACACCCCGATAAAGGCGGAACTGACGTTGACTTTCAGGAGATGCAAACTGAATACAAGGAATTTCTATTAAACTTGCAGCAAGAACAAGAAGTTGTTACTCCTATACGGAAAACAACATCTATCGAAAAGGAATTGATAAACGAGATGAGTAAGCTTGCCAAAGTCCTGATTAAAAAACAAGTACCTCAAAATTACCTACGACTGAAAATGCAAACCTCAGAATCAACCCTAAAGAAAACTTTATTAAGTCAAGTAATTGACATTTTGAATGAATTATAA
- a CDS encoding DUF4248 domain-containing protein, which translates to MIVRRTILKQDLVKKLYPDSVSVDAAMQQLRRDIELCPQLKEQIASTGQTKRHYYNKQQLLLILEHFCITLEEFEQL; encoded by the coding sequence ATGATAGTACGCAGAACCATATTAAAGCAGGATTTGGTGAAGAAACTTTACCCTGATAGCGTTTCAGTTGATGCAGCTATGCAACAACTACGAAGGGATATTGAATTGTGTCCCCAATTAAAAGAACAGATAGCCAGTACAGGGCAAACCAAACGCCATTACTACAACAAACAACAGCTCCTCTTAATCCTGGAACATTTTTGTATAACACTTGAAGAATTTGAACAGCTATGA
- a CDS encoding Rpn family recombination-promoting nuclease/putative transposase codes for MKKNSNVQKNNNIHDNFFKSLFSVKENLEDLLLGTLPKEVLQGLKPETLVYDPTEYVDQELAPYFKDVSCNMFYGNTNIKVSLLYEHKSYPDKNIHLQLLRYILNVWENQAANKQPLTPVITMVFYHGKPKWTDSGFVQVPEELKRFVPLFDYALFDTKDIEDHAIIRHFKRPSVKVAVWFMKRSDNLIGFIKNNPDLAREMFSQLKEIDETIFQKIALYLYKVSGLEPDKIDEIMETISPQVKDAFAEAANELKYLGKKEVVVKMIAKGYSDKEISEITDIAIEDIQKIRTNNSH; via the coding sequence ATGAAAAAGAACAGTAACGTACAGAAAAACAATAATATTCACGACAATTTCTTTAAAAGCCTTTTCTCTGTAAAAGAGAATCTTGAAGATTTGCTATTAGGCACATTGCCCAAAGAAGTGCTCCAAGGTTTGAAACCCGAAACACTTGTTTATGACCCAACCGAATACGTTGACCAGGAACTTGCCCCCTACTTTAAAGATGTGTCATGCAATATGTTTTATGGGAATACCAATATTAAAGTATCGCTTCTGTACGAACACAAAAGTTATCCCGATAAAAACATACACTTACAGTTACTTCGCTATATTCTGAATGTTTGGGAAAATCAAGCAGCTAACAAACAGCCACTTACTCCTGTAATTACAATGGTATTCTATCATGGAAAACCGAAATGGACGGATTCGGGTTTTGTTCAGGTTCCGGAGGAACTAAAACGCTTTGTACCATTATTTGATTATGCCTTATTCGACACAAAGGATATTGAAGACCATGCTATAATCCGCCACTTTAAGCGACCAAGTGTAAAAGTAGCCGTATGGTTTATGAAACGGAGTGACAATCTGATTGGCTTTATCAAGAACAACCCTGATTTGGCACGAGAAATGTTCAGCCAGTTAAAGGAAATTGACGAAACTATTTTCCAAAAAATAGCGTTATATTTGTATAAAGTTTCTGGTTTAGAACCTGATAAAATTGATGAGATTATGGAAACAATTTCACCACAAGTTAAAGATGCTTTTGCAGAGGCAGCTAACGAACTGAAATACCTAGGTAAGAAAGAAGTTGTTGTAAAAATGATTGCAAAAGGTTATTCGGATAAAGAAATATCCGAAATAACAGATATTGCTATTGAGGATATTCAAAAAATTCGGACAAACAACTCTCATTAA
- the dnaG gene encoding DNA primase, whose protein sequence is MDAKRVIEQINDEVYEVVSNFVTLKKAGSNYKACCPFHNEKTASFSVNPAKGIFKCFGCDKGGNAIEFIKEHENVEFKEAVEIGAKLLNLNFEWKKSTNWDEAKFKHEESLKIACNIIERFFLEQVNHKNAQDYIKQRNIVIPENSSFNVGYAPSGNALLAHTREKGVKTEILEEIGVLKSNDKGIYDFFYNRLIFPVCNSKGQTIAFAGRDLNENPKVKYLNTHESCIYTKGNELYALNIARFAIKNEDRAYIVEGYTDVLRMHSVDVINSVATGGTALTNAQAKLLKKYTNKATLIYDGDSAGRNAMCRNAEILIKNQFHVSVVVLPEKQDPDSLFTDSETFLQYDEKQEDYIIYKTSEYAERFANDPVKRSEVIKRMAALICCYDKTNQEVYLDFVSEQIKPKKAWQDALKENSQPTEKKVKKKENINDIIKLKKEQQENLLENQFYEEKGAYWTVEGKNPKQISNFTFEALFCVFHRDAQGRTDLKYILNLMSQYGRKRLATISSDDFCTPASFKKQVHRRHGFFWYGNDTQLDSIKNVKLLGIPEAKELERVGYNEKNHFWVFANGLYYDKTFHEIDEYGVTTHAKRISSMDEFKEIPPESQIRIGDTFHVLNTTSEFIGKYGTDNLKDKIKQGQVHLLHFFFLPYGKLLRIGTSDSGNPFKENSKYIQPPKNSNWNFGKWASSMYKVYPGNAELLIAYYIATVFSDVIYKANFGYFPLLFLFGKRQSGKSTAARSIMYMFGKPPMEDGINLASGSTSTGMQRSMDSTTNHPFWGNEYKNSIHKNTIEALKGIADRNGKLTGVKSGGNETRIAKPRGSGIISGQDLPTQDPALSSRSLLGEFDDTNRGNYEDLKEFKAAEESLQFTNITCSVFDNRYLIEENYAKEEPGISSEVMDELISEFGNVDRRTVLNISSVLTPMKILMEQSDLKFPFDYQTAKTALIRSARLTISVQNQSDEVEQYFHVLQSLLNLYKISDNTHYRIVVAENSVKHLYLRVGAIHGLYREQARKEGITVLDQAVIGEYLKKHRSFIDYRRKNVQFGSNRTSAYILNYDTLKDQGIELERFI, encoded by the coding sequence ATGGATGCAAAAAGGGTTATAGAGCAAATCAATGATGAAGTTTATGAGGTTGTCTCCAACTTTGTCACACTAAAGAAAGCAGGGAGCAATTACAAAGCGTGTTGTCCATTCCATAACGAAAAAACGGCTTCGTTCAGTGTTAATCCGGCAAAGGGTATTTTCAAATGCTTCGGTTGCGATAAAGGTGGTAATGCCATTGAGTTTATTAAAGAGCATGAAAATGTTGAGTTCAAAGAAGCCGTTGAGATTGGCGCAAAACTTTTGAACCTCAATTTTGAATGGAAGAAAAGCACCAATTGGGATGAAGCCAAATTCAAACATGAAGAAAGCCTGAAAATAGCTTGTAATATCATTGAAAGGTTCTTCCTAGAACAGGTCAATCATAAGAATGCACAGGATTACATAAAACAGCGAAACATTGTCATTCCTGAAAACAGCAGCTTTAATGTTGGCTATGCTCCAAGTGGAAATGCTCTACTTGCCCATACCAGGGAGAAAGGTGTAAAAACGGAAATACTTGAAGAAATTGGCGTATTGAAAAGCAACGACAAAGGCATTTATGACTTTTTCTACAACCGATTGATATTTCCTGTTTGCAATTCCAAAGGACAAACCATTGCTTTCGCAGGACGTGATTTGAATGAAAACCCAAAGGTTAAATATCTGAATACACACGAGAGCTGCATCTACACTAAAGGGAATGAATTGTATGCTTTAAATATTGCAAGATTCGCCATTAAAAACGAAGACCGGGCATATATAGTAGAAGGTTATACCGATGTACTTCGGATGCACTCTGTTGATGTTATTAATTCAGTTGCAACAGGCGGAACAGCTTTAACCAATGCACAAGCAAAACTCCTGAAAAAATACACCAATAAAGCTACACTTATCTACGATGGCGATAGTGCCGGACGAAATGCCATGTGTCGGAATGCTGAAATACTGATTAAAAATCAATTCCATGTTTCGGTAGTTGTACTACCCGAGAAACAAGACCCTGATTCACTTTTTACCGATAGCGAGACGTTTCTTCAGTACGATGAAAAACAGGAAGATTACATCATATACAAAACCTCTGAATACGCTGAACGATTTGCAAATGACCCGGTTAAGAGATCGGAAGTAATTAAGCGGATGGCTGCCCTGATTTGTTGCTATGATAAAACCAACCAGGAGGTTTATCTTGACTTTGTTTCTGAACAGATTAAACCTAAAAAAGCTTGGCAGGATGCACTAAAGGAAAACAGCCAGCCAACAGAAAAAAAAGTTAAGAAAAAGGAGAACATCAACGACATTATAAAACTGAAAAAAGAGCAACAGGAAAACCTTTTAGAAAATCAGTTTTATGAAGAAAAAGGGGCTTACTGGACTGTGGAAGGTAAAAATCCGAAACAAATATCAAACTTCACTTTTGAGGCTTTATTTTGTGTTTTCCATAGGGATGCACAAGGGCGAACAGACCTTAAATACATTCTTAACCTGATGAGCCAATACGGACGAAAACGACTTGCCACCATATCATCAGATGACTTTTGTACTCCTGCATCGTTTAAAAAGCAAGTTCACCGTAGGCATGGTTTCTTTTGGTATGGGAACGACACACAACTCGATAGCATTAAAAACGTTAAGCTTTTAGGCATACCCGAAGCAAAGGAACTAGAAAGGGTTGGCTACAATGAAAAGAACCACTTTTGGGTATTTGCCAATGGTTTGTATTACGATAAAACATTCCATGAGATTGATGAGTACGGTGTTACCACCCATGCAAAACGAATAAGCAGCATGGATGAGTTTAAAGAAATTCCACCCGAAAGCCAGATTCGTATTGGAGATACCTTTCATGTACTCAATACCACCTCAGAGTTTATTGGTAAATATGGTACAGATAACCTGAAAGATAAAATCAAACAGGGCCAGGTACATCTTTTACATTTCTTCTTTCTACCCTATGGTAAGTTACTGAGAATTGGTACCAGCGATAGCGGAAACCCATTTAAGGAAAACTCAAAGTATATTCAACCACCAAAGAACAGCAATTGGAATTTTGGCAAGTGGGCATCATCAATGTACAAGGTTTATCCTGGTAATGCAGAACTACTTATTGCCTACTACATAGCAACCGTTTTCAGCGATGTAATTTATAAAGCCAATTTCGGGTACTTCCCATTGTTGTTCCTGTTTGGTAAAAGACAATCAGGTAAAAGTACCGCAGCTCGAAGTATCATGTATATGTTTGGCAAGCCACCTATGGAAGACGGTATTAACCTTGCTTCCGGTAGTACAAGTACAGGTATGCAGCGAAGTATGGACTCTACAACCAACCATCCGTTTTGGGGCAATGAGTATAAGAACAGCATCCATAAAAATACCATCGAGGCGTTAAAAGGTATTGCCGACCGCAATGGAAAGCTTACAGGGGTAAAATCTGGAGGTAACGAAACTCGTATTGCAAAGCCCAGGGGTTCGGGTATTATTAGCGGTCAGGATTTACCAACACAAGACCCGGCTCTCTCAAGTCGTAGCTTGCTAGGAGAATTTGATGATACCAATCGGGGAAACTATGAAGACCTAAAAGAATTCAAAGCAGCTGAAGAAAGTTTGCAGTTTACCAATATTACCTGTTCAGTATTCGACAATCGATATTTAATTGAGGAGAACTATGCTAAAGAAGAACCTGGTATTAGTTCTGAGGTTATGGATGAGCTGATAAGCGAATTTGGTAACGTTGACCGCAGAACTGTTTTGAATATTTCATCGGTACTCACTCCTATGAAAATACTAATGGAACAATCTGATTTGAAATTCCCTTTTGATTATCAAACAGCAAAAACAGCCTTAATACGTTCTGCAAGACTTACCATATCAGTACAAAACCAAAGTGATGAAGTGGAGCAATACTTTCATGTGCTACAATCCCTGCTTAATCTTTATAAAATATCGGATAATACACATTATAGAATCGTAGTTGCTGAAAATAGCGTAAAGCATCTTTATCTAAGAGTTGGAGCAATACATGGTTTATACAGGGAACAAGCTCGCAAAGAAGGTATAACCGTGTTAGACCAGGCTGTGATTGGTGAATACCTAAAGAAACATCGTTCATTTATTGACTATCGCAGAAAGAACGTACAGTTCGGAAGCAATAGAACAAGTGCATACATACTAAACTATGATACCTTGAAAGACCAAGGTATTGAGCTTGAACGCTTCATCTAA
- a CDS encoding DUF4406 domain-containing protein, whose amino-acid sequence MTIYLSGIHYETDENFIHSLKRQLLNLGCTIVNPDEKLHDRLGWSKSLTHRLGLILESDTIYMLPKWKDSTTARIELTAAMKEKKNLCFSFNDIKNLITTLDG is encoded by the coding sequence ATGACAATATATCTCTCCGGAATTCATTACGAAACCGATGAAAATTTCATTCATAGCTTAAAAAGGCAATTATTGAATCTAGGATGTACCATAGTTAATCCCGATGAAAAATTACATGATAGGCTTGGTTGGTCTAAAAGCCTTACTCATCGCCTGGGTTTAATTCTCGAAAGCGACACCATTTACATGTTACCTAAATGGAAAGATAGTACTACTGCAAGAATTGAACTTACGGCAGCAATGAAAGAGAAAAAAAACCTCTGCTTTTCATTTAATGATATAAAAAATTTAATAACCACCCTTGACGGCTAA
- a CDS encoding MerR family transcriptional regulator produces MQKEDLNNLVTVADLNSFSEKIISEIHRLSEKDKPEFYTPNQFSKLTGMPYTTVIHYCKKNMLKARQEFKGGSWQIYASEINRLKEEANTNHLTFR; encoded by the coding sequence ATGCAGAAAGAAGATTTAAACAATTTAGTTACCGTAGCTGACTTAAACAGTTTTTCTGAGAAAATCATAAGCGAGATTCACAGACTATCGGAAAAAGACAAACCTGAATTTTACACACCCAATCAATTCAGCAAACTGACAGGTATGCCCTACACTACTGTCATTCATTATTGCAAGAAAAACATGTTAAAAGCTAGACAGGAATTTAAAGGCGGTTCCTGGCAGATTTATGCAAGCGAGATAAACAGGCTTAAAGAGGAGGCAAATACTAACCATTTAACATTCAGATAA